ACTGGTATACGGTGCGGAGGAAAAAGCGCAGGTTACCGAGCATAAGATCATAAAGGAAGAGATTGGTAAGGATTTTACCTGCGTGATGTGCGGTATGGAGATGAAAGTCGCCAAGAATACGCCCGCAGTTGATTATAAAGGGAAAACCTATTATTTCTGCGGTGCTGGAGAGAAGAAGGCTTTTTCTAAGACTCCGGAAAAGTACGCAACTCAGGAAAGTGCGGATAGTCTGACAACAGCGACAGGCTACACTGAGCATAAGATAACGGACGAGGAATTAGGCAAAGAGGCCACCTGTCCCGTCACAAAAAAGAGTTTCAAGATTTCAAAAGAGACTCCTGCCATAGATTTTCAGGGGAAAACCTATTATTTCTGCTGTCCTGGGTGCATTAACAAATTCATGGCTTCCCAGACTGCATCTGATTCTCTTCAGGTACAGCCGGATTCGCTTCATCATAACCAGAGCACTGGAGGGAGTCATAAACATAAAGGATGCTGTTGAAAAAAGGATATTTTGTCCTGGTTCAAGCAGTCTCTATATACCTGTTGATAACTGGGGCGATAATTTTTAGCTGTGGAAAAAAGGATAC
The Candidatus Zixiibacteriota bacterium DNA segment above includes these coding regions:
- a CDS encoding YHS domain-containing protein, whose translation is MKRSSLIIMAVLSLFFWYLASASILVYGAEEKAQVTEHKIIKEEIGKDFTCVMCGMEMKVAKNTPAVDYKGKTYYFCGAGEKKAFSKTPEKYATQESADSLTTATGYTEHKITDEELGKEATCPVTKKSFKISKETPAIDFQGKTYYFCCPGCINKFMASQTASDSLQVQPDSLHHNQSTGGSHKHKGCC